The Impatiens glandulifera chromosome 3, dImpGla2.1, whole genome shotgun sequence genome contains a region encoding:
- the LOC124930065 gene encoding serum factor response D-like, translated as MELIKNKKSRQISFKRMKANLMKKASELHTLCDVDVSIITIPPNTDGEDEEQLQSEIWPAEGSDKFLSQIEEFKKQSHEEKMKRTIEVDSYLEGRCKKLEDEIIKQRKKNYDAVYPSWNHPYYNDLPEEKLLGSQQPDYHHHHPSEFIPNMTSNFHDNIVDNKYLLLDQQQPDNLFDNLIYDYDYYASTIPSDLMNIDRDDRFRTIDINNNMIHMLQNDYEEQRIRYYSRMMQNNNNTMQYQSLMDTTGSTMHYQYVPSSLSSSSSSSSSSIFNSGYSDTCGESQLLHPHPPPLLTQNHMDVNWNQYYCA; from the exons ATGGAGCTTATAAAGAACAAAAAGAGTCGCCAAATTAGTTTCAAGAGAATGAAGGCAAATCTGATGAAGAAGGCTTCCGAACTTCATACCTTATGTGACGTGGACGTGTCCATTATTACCATTCCACCGAACACCGACGGTGAAGACGAGGAGCAATTACAGTCTGAGATCTGGCCAGCGGAAGGATCTGACAAGTTCCTTTCTCAAATTGAAGAATTCAAGAAACAATCGCATGaggagaagatgaagaggaCAATCGAAGTCGATAGTTACTTAGAGGGGAGGTGCAAGAAACTCGAAGATGAAATTATTAAGCAAAGGAAGAAGAACTATGACGCCGTTTATCCAAGTTGGAATCATCCTTACTACAATGACTTGCCGGAAGAGAAACTT CTTGGATCGCAGCAACCtgattatcatcatcatcatccgtCTGAATTCATTCCTAATATGACATCGAATTTTCATGACAACATTGTTGATAATAAATATCTGTTGTTGGATCAACAACAACCAGATAATctatttgataatttgatttaCGACTACGACTACTACGCCTCAACGATTCCGTCTGATTTGATGAATATCGACAGAGACGACAGATTCAGAACGATCGacatcaataataatatgattcatATGCTGCAGAATGATTACGAAGAACAACGAATTAGATATTACTCTAGAATGATGCAgaacaataataatacaatGCAATATCAATCTCTGATGGATACGACGGGATCTACGATGCACTATCAATATGTACCTTCGTCGttatcgtcatcatcatcgtcatcttCTTCGTCGATCTTCAATAGTGGTTATTCTGACACCTGTGGTGAATCTCAATTATTGCATCCtcatcctcctcctcttcttacGCAGAATCATATGGATGTTAATTGGAACCAGTATTACTGCGCTTGA